One region of Flavobacterium sp. KACC 22763 genomic DNA includes:
- a CDS encoding glycosyltransferase, producing MNRKILFLGESYRADAITWMKGLKEFGDFEIITWELQTSNSQRSKRILEYFFAPISIRKIIKKEKPDIVIAERTTSYGFLAAISGSKTIAIAQQGRTDLWPEESKLYPFKKFIQKYAFKKAHLIHAWGPVMAIHMKEVNVDMNKVLVLPKGIDLSIFTPSTNNSNKIEAIVTRSLQPEYRHDSILKAFGILTQKGIDFSLTIVGDGNRLQYLKDLAKELQIENKVIFTGRIPNTELPKLLQQSNIYISMPTTEGVSASLFEAMACNCYPIVSDIPGNQSWITHRENGQLIEVDHIEMLVEELIWSFENPQLRNEAINRNRKFVEENANYDINMKVISKKYHELLNSRNI from the coding sequence ATGAATAGGAAAATACTTTTTCTTGGAGAATCTTATCGTGCCGATGCTATCACTTGGATGAAAGGCCTGAAAGAATTTGGTGATTTTGAAATTATCACTTGGGAACTTCAAACATCAAACAGCCAAAGATCTAAACGTATTTTAGAGTATTTCTTCGCTCCTATTTCCATTCGAAAAATAATTAAAAAAGAAAAACCAGATATCGTGATTGCAGAAAGAACTACCAGTTATGGTTTTCTTGCAGCAATATCAGGTTCTAAAACGATAGCAATCGCACAGCAAGGTCGTACCGATTTATGGCCAGAAGAGTCTAAATTGTATCCTTTTAAAAAATTTATTCAAAAATATGCTTTTAAGAAAGCGCATTTAATTCATGCTTGGGGGCCTGTAATGGCAATTCACATGAAAGAAGTCAATGTTGACATGAACAAGGTCTTAGTTCTCCCGAAAGGAATTGATTTGTCGATTTTTACACCTTCAACTAATAATTCAAATAAAATTGAAGCCATTGTAACACGTTCACTGCAGCCAGAATATCGTCATGATTCTATTTTAAAAGCTTTCGGAATTTTAACCCAAAAAGGAATTGATTTCTCTTTGACAATTGTTGGCGATGGAAACAGATTGCAATACTTAAAAGATTTAGCAAAAGAACTCCAAATTGAAAATAAAGTGATTTTTACAGGAAGAATTCCGAACACGGAACTTCCAAAATTACTGCAGCAATCAAATATTTACATCAGCATGCCAACTACTGAAGGTGTCTCCGCATCTTTGTTTGAAGCAATGGCTTGCAATTGTTATCCAATAGTTTCAGACATCCCAGGAAACCAAAGCTGGATTACACATCGAGAAAACGGTCAATTGATTGAAGTGGATCATATCGAAATGCTAGTCGAAGAATTAATCTGGTCTTTTGAAAATCCCCAATTGCGAAATGAAGCGATTAATCGAAATAGAAAATTTGTGGAAGAAAATGCGAATTATGATATTAATATGAAGGTTATTTCAAAGAAATATCATGAGTTGTTGAATTCTAGAAATATTTAA